The following proteins come from a genomic window of Rattus norvegicus strain BN/NHsdMcwi chromosome 8, GRCr8, whole genome shotgun sequence:
- the Hmbs gene encoding porphobilinogen deaminase isoform X2, translating into MMRVIRVGTRKSQLARIQTDTVVAMLKTLYPGIQFEIIAMSTTGDKILDTALSKIGEKSLFTKELENALEKNEVDLVVHSLKDVPTILPPGFTIGAICKRENPCDAVVFHPKFIGKTLETLPEKSAVGTSSLRRVAQLQRKFPHLEFKSIRGNLNTRLRKLDELQEFSAIILAVAGLQRMGWQNRVGQILHPEECMYAVGQGALAVEVRAKDQDILDLVGVLHDPETLLRCIAERAFLRHLEGGCSVPVAVHTVMKDGQLYLTGGVWSLDGSDSMQETMQATIQVPVQQEDGPEDDPQLVGITARNIPRGAQLAAENLGISLASLLLNKGAKNILDVARQLNDVR; encoded by the exons ATGATGAGGGTGATTCGAGTGGGCACCCGGAAGAGTCAG CTGGCTCGCATACAGACCGACACTGTGGTAGCGATGCTGAAAACCTTGTACCCTGGCATACAGTTTGAAATCA TTGCTATGTCCACCACAGGGGACAAGATTCTTGATACTGCACTCTCTAAG ATTGGAGAGAAGAGCCTGTTTACCAAGGAGCTAGAAAACGCCCTGGAAAAAAATGA AGTGGACCTGGTTGTTCACTCCCTGAAGGATGTGCCTACCATACTACCTCCTGGCTTTACCATTGGAGCCATCTGCAA ACGGGAAAACCCTTGTGATGCTGTTGTTTTTCACCCAAAGTTTATTGGAAAGACCCTGGAAACCTTGCCAGAGAAAAG TGCCGTGGGGACCAGCTCCCTGAGGAGAGTGGCGcagctacagagaaagttccCTCACCTGGAATTCAAGAGTATT CGGGGAAACCTCAACACCCGCCTACGGAAGCTGGATGAGCTGCAGGAGTTCAGTGCCATTATCCTGGCTGTGGCTGGCCTACAGCGCATGGGCTGGCAGAACCGGGTGGGCCAG ATCTTGCACCCAGAGGAATGCATGTATGCTGTGGGTCAG GGAGCCCTGGCGGTGGAGGTCCGAGCCAAGGACCAGGATATCTTGGACCTAGTGGGTGTGTTGCATGATCCTGAAACTCTGCTTCGCTGCATTGCTGAAAGGGCTTTTCTGAGGCACCTG GAAGGAGGCTGTAGCGTGCCAGTAGCAGTGCATACAGTGATGAAGGATGGGCAA CTGTACCTGACTGGTGGAGTCTGGAGTCTAGATGGCTCAGATAGCATGCAAGAGACCATGCAGGCCACCATCCAGGTCCCTGTTCAG CAAGAAGATGGTCCAGAGGATGACCCACAGTTGGTTGGAATCACTGCCCGGAACATTCCAAGAGGAGCCCAGCTAGCTGCTGAGAACCTGGGCATCAGCCTGGCAAGCTTGTTGCTCAACAAAGGAGCTAAGAACATCCTAGATGTTGCACGGCAGCTTAATGATGTGCGCTAA
- the Hmbs gene encoding porphobilinogen deaminase isoform X4, with the protein MSGNGGAATTAEENGSMMRVIRVGTRKSQLARIQTDTVVAMLKTLYPGIQFEIIAMSTTGDKILDTALSKVMAVLIPACLVSLPTYKGFTLRFFLPWQIGEKSLFTKELENALEKNEVDLVVHSLKDVPTILPPGFTIGAICKRENPCDAVVFHPKFIGKTLETLPEKSAVGTSSLRRVAQLQRKFPHLEFKSIRGNLNTRLRKLDELQEFSAIILAVAGLQRMGWQNRVGQILHPEECMYAVGQGALAVEVRAKDQDILDLVGVLHDPETLLRCIAERAFLRHLEGGCSVPVAVHTVMKDGQLYLTGGVWSLDGSDSMQETMQATIQVPVQQEDGPEDDPQLVGITARNIPRGAQLAAENLGISLASLLLNKGAKNILDVARQLNDVR; encoded by the exons ATGTCCGGTAACGGCGGCGCGGCCACAACCGCG GAAGAAAACGGCTCAATGATGAGGGTGATTCGAGTGGGCACCCGGAAGAGTCAG CTGGCTCGCATACAGACCGACACTGTGGTAGCGATGCTGAAAACCTTGTACCCTGGCATACAGTTTGAAATCA TTGCTATGTCCACCACAGGGGACAAGATTCTTGATACTGCACTCTCTAAGGTAATGGCAGTCCTTATCCCTGCTTGCCTCGTCTCTCTCCCCACTTATAAGGGGTTCACTctgaggttctttcttccctGGCAGATTGGAGAGAAGAGCCTGTTTACCAAGGAGCTAGAAAACGCCCTGGAAAAAAATGA AGTGGACCTGGTTGTTCACTCCCTGAAGGATGTGCCTACCATACTACCTCCTGGCTTTACCATTGGAGCCATCTGCAA ACGGGAAAACCCTTGTGATGCTGTTGTTTTTCACCCAAAGTTTATTGGAAAGACCCTGGAAACCTTGCCAGAGAAAAG TGCCGTGGGGACCAGCTCCCTGAGGAGAGTGGCGcagctacagagaaagttccCTCACCTGGAATTCAAGAGTATT CGGGGAAACCTCAACACCCGCCTACGGAAGCTGGATGAGCTGCAGGAGTTCAGTGCCATTATCCTGGCTGTGGCTGGCCTACAGCGCATGGGCTGGCAGAACCGGGTGGGCCAG ATCTTGCACCCAGAGGAATGCATGTATGCTGTGGGTCAG GGAGCCCTGGCGGTGGAGGTCCGAGCCAAGGACCAGGATATCTTGGACCTAGTGGGTGTGTTGCATGATCCTGAAACTCTGCTTCGCTGCATTGCTGAAAGGGCTTTTCTGAGGCACCTG GAAGGAGGCTGTAGCGTGCCAGTAGCAGTGCATACAGTGATGAAGGATGGGCAA CTGTACCTGACTGGTGGAGTCTGGAGTCTAGATGGCTCAGATAGCATGCAAGAGACCATGCAGGCCACCATCCAGGTCCCTGTTCAG CAAGAAGATGGTCCAGAGGATGACCCACAGTTGGTTGGAATCACTGCCCGGAACATTCCAAGAGGAGCCCAGCTAGCTGCTGAGAACCTGGGCATCAGCCTGGCAAGCTTGTTGCTCAACAAAGGAGCTAAGAACATCCTAGATGTTGCACGGCAGCTTAATGATGTGCGCTAA
- the Hmbs gene encoding porphobilinogen deaminase isoform X5 produces MSGNGGAATTAEENGSMMRVIRVGTRKSQLARIQTDTVVAMLKTLYPGIQFEIIAMSTTGDKILDTALSKIGEKSLFTKELENALEKNERENPCDAVVFHPKFIGKTLETLPEKSAVGTSSLRRVAQLQRKFPHLEFKSIRGNLNTRLRKLDELQEFSAIILAVAGLQRMGWQNRVGQILHPEECMYAVGQGALAVEVRAKDQDILDLVGVLHDPETLLRCIAERAFLRHLEGGCSVPVAVHTVMKDGQLYLTGGVWSLDGSDSMQETMQATIQVPVQQEDGPEDDPQLVGITARNIPRGAQLAAENLGISLASLLLNKGAKNILDVARQLNDVR; encoded by the exons ATGTCCGGTAACGGCGGCGCGGCCACAACCGCG GAAGAAAACGGCTCAATGATGAGGGTGATTCGAGTGGGCACCCGGAAGAGTCAG CTGGCTCGCATACAGACCGACACTGTGGTAGCGATGCTGAAAACCTTGTACCCTGGCATACAGTTTGAAATCA TTGCTATGTCCACCACAGGGGACAAGATTCTTGATACTGCACTCTCTAAG ATTGGAGAGAAGAGCCTGTTTACCAAGGAGCTAGAAAACGCCCTGGAAAAAAATGA ACGGGAAAACCCTTGTGATGCTGTTGTTTTTCACCCAAAGTTTATTGGAAAGACCCTGGAAACCTTGCCAGAGAAAAG TGCCGTGGGGACCAGCTCCCTGAGGAGAGTGGCGcagctacagagaaagttccCTCACCTGGAATTCAAGAGTATT CGGGGAAACCTCAACACCCGCCTACGGAAGCTGGATGAGCTGCAGGAGTTCAGTGCCATTATCCTGGCTGTGGCTGGCCTACAGCGCATGGGCTGGCAGAACCGGGTGGGCCAG ATCTTGCACCCAGAGGAATGCATGTATGCTGTGGGTCAG GGAGCCCTGGCGGTGGAGGTCCGAGCCAAGGACCAGGATATCTTGGACCTAGTGGGTGTGTTGCATGATCCTGAAACTCTGCTTCGCTGCATTGCTGAAAGGGCTTTTCTGAGGCACCTG GAAGGAGGCTGTAGCGTGCCAGTAGCAGTGCATACAGTGATGAAGGATGGGCAA CTGTACCTGACTGGTGGAGTCTGGAGTCTAGATGGCTCAGATAGCATGCAAGAGACCATGCAGGCCACCATCCAGGTCCCTGTTCAG CAAGAAGATGGTCCAGAGGATGACCCACAGTTGGTTGGAATCACTGCCCGGAACATTCCAAGAGGAGCCCAGCTAGCTGCTGAGAACCTGGGCATCAGCCTGGCAAGCTTGTTGCTCAACAAAGGAGCTAAGAACATCCTAGATGTTGCACGGCAGCTTAATGATGTGCGCTAA
- the Hmbs gene encoding porphobilinogen deaminase has protein sequence MSGNGGAATTAEENGSMMRVIRVGTRKSQLARIQTDTVVAMLKTLYPGIQFEIIAMSTTGDKILDTALSKIGEKSLFTKELENALEKNEVDLVVHSLKDVPTILPPGFTIGAICKRENPCDAVVFHPKFIGKTLETLPEKSAVGTSSLRRVAQLQRKFPHLEFKSIRGNLNTRLRKLDELQEFSAIILAVAGLQRMGWQNRVGQILHPEECMYAVGQGALAVEVRAKDQDILDLVGVLHDPETLLRCIAERAFLRHLEGGCSVPVAVHTVMKDGQLYLTGGVWSLDGSDSMQETMQATIQVPVQQEDGPEDDPQLVGITARNIPRGAQLAAENLGISLASLLLNKGAKNILDVARQLNDVR, from the exons ATGTCCGGTAACGGCGGCGCGGCCACAACCGCG GAAGAAAACGGCTCAATGATGAGGGTGATTCGAGTGGGCACCCGGAAGAGTCAG CTGGCTCGCATACAGACCGACACTGTGGTAGCGATGCTGAAAACCTTGTACCCTGGCATACAGTTTGAAATCA TTGCTATGTCCACCACAGGGGACAAGATTCTTGATACTGCACTCTCTAAG ATTGGAGAGAAGAGCCTGTTTACCAAGGAGCTAGAAAACGCCCTGGAAAAAAATGA AGTGGACCTGGTTGTTCACTCCCTGAAGGATGTGCCTACCATACTACCTCCTGGCTTTACCATTGGAGCCATCTGCAA ACGGGAAAACCCTTGTGATGCTGTTGTTTTTCACCCAAAGTTTATTGGAAAGACCCTGGAAACCTTGCCAGAGAAAAG TGCCGTGGGGACCAGCTCCCTGAGGAGAGTGGCGcagctacagagaaagttccCTCACCTGGAATTCAAGAGTATT CGGGGAAACCTCAACACCCGCCTACGGAAGCTGGATGAGCTGCAGGAGTTCAGTGCCATTATCCTGGCTGTGGCTGGCCTACAGCGCATGGGCTGGCAGAACCGGGTGGGCCAG ATCTTGCACCCAGAGGAATGCATGTATGCTGTGGGTCAG GGAGCCCTGGCGGTGGAGGTCCGAGCCAAGGACCAGGATATCTTGGACCTAGTGGGTGTGTTGCATGATCCTGAAACTCTGCTTCGCTGCATTGCTGAAAGGGCTTTTCTGAGGCACCTG GAAGGAGGCTGTAGCGTGCCAGTAGCAGTGCATACAGTGATGAAGGATGGGCAA CTGTACCTGACTGGTGGAGTCTGGAGTCTAGATGGCTCAGATAGCATGCAAGAGACCATGCAGGCCACCATCCAGGTCCCTGTTCAG CAAGAAGATGGTCCAGAGGATGACCCACAGTTGGTTGGAATCACTGCCCGGAACATTCCAAGAGGAGCCCAGCTAGCTGCTGAGAACCTGGGCATCAGCCTGGCAAGCTTGTTGCTCAACAAAGGAGCTAAGAACATCCTAGATGTTGCACGGCAGCTTAATGATGTGCGCTAA
- the Hmbs gene encoding porphobilinogen deaminase isoform X1: MMRVIRVGTRKSQLARIQTDTVVAMLKTLYPGIQFEIIAMSTTGDKILDTALSKVMAVLIPACLVSLPTYKGFTLRFFLPWQIGEKSLFTKELENALEKNEVDLVVHSLKDVPTILPPGFTIGAICKRENPCDAVVFHPKFIGKTLETLPEKSAVGTSSLRRVAQLQRKFPHLEFKSIRGNLNTRLRKLDELQEFSAIILAVAGLQRMGWQNRVGQILHPEECMYAVGQGALAVEVRAKDQDILDLVGVLHDPETLLRCIAERAFLRHLEGGCSVPVAVHTVMKDGQLYLTGGVWSLDGSDSMQETMQATIQVPVQQEDGPEDDPQLVGITARNIPRGAQLAAENLGISLASLLLNKGAKNILDVARQLNDVR, translated from the exons ATGATGAGGGTGATTCGAGTGGGCACCCGGAAGAGTCAG CTGGCTCGCATACAGACCGACACTGTGGTAGCGATGCTGAAAACCTTGTACCCTGGCATACAGTTTGAAATCA TTGCTATGTCCACCACAGGGGACAAGATTCTTGATACTGCACTCTCTAAGGTAATGGCAGTCCTTATCCCTGCTTGCCTCGTCTCTCTCCCCACTTATAAGGGGTTCACTctgaggttctttcttccctGGCAGATTGGAGAGAAGAGCCTGTTTACCAAGGAGCTAGAAAACGCCCTGGAAAAAAATGA AGTGGACCTGGTTGTTCACTCCCTGAAGGATGTGCCTACCATACTACCTCCTGGCTTTACCATTGGAGCCATCTGCAA ACGGGAAAACCCTTGTGATGCTGTTGTTTTTCACCCAAAGTTTATTGGAAAGACCCTGGAAACCTTGCCAGAGAAAAG TGCCGTGGGGACCAGCTCCCTGAGGAGAGTGGCGcagctacagagaaagttccCTCACCTGGAATTCAAGAGTATT CGGGGAAACCTCAACACCCGCCTACGGAAGCTGGATGAGCTGCAGGAGTTCAGTGCCATTATCCTGGCTGTGGCTGGCCTACAGCGCATGGGCTGGCAGAACCGGGTGGGCCAG ATCTTGCACCCAGAGGAATGCATGTATGCTGTGGGTCAG GGAGCCCTGGCGGTGGAGGTCCGAGCCAAGGACCAGGATATCTTGGACCTAGTGGGTGTGTTGCATGATCCTGAAACTCTGCTTCGCTGCATTGCTGAAAGGGCTTTTCTGAGGCACCTG GAAGGAGGCTGTAGCGTGCCAGTAGCAGTGCATACAGTGATGAAGGATGGGCAA CTGTACCTGACTGGTGGAGTCTGGAGTCTAGATGGCTCAGATAGCATGCAAGAGACCATGCAGGCCACCATCCAGGTCCCTGTTCAG CAAGAAGATGGTCCAGAGGATGACCCACAGTTGGTTGGAATCACTGCCCGGAACATTCCAAGAGGAGCCCAGCTAGCTGCTGAGAACCTGGGCATCAGCCTGGCAAGCTTGTTGCTCAACAAAGGAGCTAAGAACATCCTAGATGTTGCACGGCAGCTTAATGATGTGCGCTAA
- the Hmbs gene encoding porphobilinogen deaminase isoform X3, giving the protein MMRVIRVGTRKSQLARIQTDTVVAMLKTLYPGIQFEIIAMSTTGDKILDTALSKIGEKSLFTKELENALEKNERENPCDAVVFHPKFIGKTLETLPEKSAVGTSSLRRVAQLQRKFPHLEFKSIRGNLNTRLRKLDELQEFSAIILAVAGLQRMGWQNRVGQILHPEECMYAVGQGALAVEVRAKDQDILDLVGVLHDPETLLRCIAERAFLRHLEGGCSVPVAVHTVMKDGQLYLTGGVWSLDGSDSMQETMQATIQVPVQQEDGPEDDPQLVGITARNIPRGAQLAAENLGISLASLLLNKGAKNILDVARQLNDVR; this is encoded by the exons ATGATGAGGGTGATTCGAGTGGGCACCCGGAAGAGTCAG CTGGCTCGCATACAGACCGACACTGTGGTAGCGATGCTGAAAACCTTGTACCCTGGCATACAGTTTGAAATCA TTGCTATGTCCACCACAGGGGACAAGATTCTTGATACTGCACTCTCTAAG ATTGGAGAGAAGAGCCTGTTTACCAAGGAGCTAGAAAACGCCCTGGAAAAAAATGA ACGGGAAAACCCTTGTGATGCTGTTGTTTTTCACCCAAAGTTTATTGGAAAGACCCTGGAAACCTTGCCAGAGAAAAG TGCCGTGGGGACCAGCTCCCTGAGGAGAGTGGCGcagctacagagaaagttccCTCACCTGGAATTCAAGAGTATT CGGGGAAACCTCAACACCCGCCTACGGAAGCTGGATGAGCTGCAGGAGTTCAGTGCCATTATCCTGGCTGTGGCTGGCCTACAGCGCATGGGCTGGCAGAACCGGGTGGGCCAG ATCTTGCACCCAGAGGAATGCATGTATGCTGTGGGTCAG GGAGCCCTGGCGGTGGAGGTCCGAGCCAAGGACCAGGATATCTTGGACCTAGTGGGTGTGTTGCATGATCCTGAAACTCTGCTTCGCTGCATTGCTGAAAGGGCTTTTCTGAGGCACCTG GAAGGAGGCTGTAGCGTGCCAGTAGCAGTGCATACAGTGATGAAGGATGGGCAA CTGTACCTGACTGGTGGAGTCTGGAGTCTAGATGGCTCAGATAGCATGCAAGAGACCATGCAGGCCACCATCCAGGTCCCTGTTCAG CAAGAAGATGGTCCAGAGGATGACCCACAGTTGGTTGGAATCACTGCCCGGAACATTCCAAGAGGAGCCCAGCTAGCTGCTGAGAACCTGGGCATCAGCCTGGCAAGCTTGTTGCTCAACAAAGGAGCTAAGAACATCCTAGATGTTGCACGGCAGCTTAATGATGTGCGCTAA